The Aphelocoma coerulescens isolate FSJ_1873_10779 chromosome 2, UR_Acoe_1.0, whole genome shotgun sequence genome contains a region encoding:
- the ZNF438 gene encoding zinc finger protein 438 isoform X1 has translation MQNPLTTSAGGVFLHANPAEKHCVQQSMLGQQKQETCSGKTVSTDKQKSPSDIIQSFQKKSQFRTIAPKMVPKILTSGVVSCLQSSLPEPITPISASGSKPLVVPAQNYAVMQVAAHKGTFSLLAVPCVAPALTQQVQQSAVAPSENLKLPIPRYQSVRNKLLSDKKPAQISGLSACNKIPTKALISPQTSSMTTLTEDCPEAHSSSDSAEQGMIRDCDSAEIGVATLINKSNCGESGSPLMNKTEIASNSISGPSVVEDSLSKPASTTNPLKLSLHSVKTASETTRESLMTSEKLKKNPTNSANPVAVLSPAVFGSAIQMTPSAPKGKLPILPYSRMKNSVFCKSKLNTNVMDISGHSLKSECEKIPSLMKTKAFDKQLAVSFTQVPKQTIRENTFSPSSKVDDVDSLKKLNSAASKRRGRKKRGPDDLLAFQAKRRNKAEAVKKYRSIRPKPAVAAQALAPLTPAAVTETPSHEQDLFLNGSLANKCLSSKNSDATSAKSSDLSRNTCSGIPKPLHRCHVCNHTFQFKHHLQDHMNTHTSRRPYSCRICRKAYIHSGSLSTHMKLHHNEGKPKKLVCCEFCAKVFGHAKVYFGHLREVHRVVISTEPSTSEQQMQDTLKKRDRNIKEAEEATERGNKCNFEDLFHNPGEVKLQVKCGQCQFIAESFGEMKFHLLCCHGEEIQGRVKEGILQGNRGTKGELVKHTTHLWKQRSERRRLAKCSARQEELYTVPKPKRQIYSHHQNNVNILPKSELTQSGSSEASKERQNVGFGTPSKKIEFWSKAGYNCILCKRLFGRKEDLCDHWQSHHNCEDPSTLWTIFTLVSKQGIIELSDNGEY, from the exons ATAAACAGAAATCCCCTTCGGATATAATACAgagttttcagaagaaaagtcAGTTTAGAACCATTGCTCCAAAAATGGTACCAAAAATTTTAACATCTGGAGTGGTTTCTTGTCTTCAGTCATCTTTGCCTGAGCCAATTACACCAATTTCAGCTTCAGGTTCCAAGCCACTGGTGGTACCAGCTCAGAACTATGCTGTCATGCAGGTGGCTGCTCACAAGGGGACGTTTTCCCTGTTGGCTGTGCCGTGTGTTGCACCTGCCCTAACACAGCAAGTTCAGCAGTCGGCTGTGGCCCCTTCTGAAAACCTAAAGTTGCCCATCCCCAGGTACCAATCTGTAAGAAATAAATTGCTGAGTGAcaaaaaaccagcacaaatCTCTGGTTTGAGTGCATGTAACAAGATTCCTACCAAAGCACTAATCTCACCACAGACTTCCTCCATGACTACTCTAACTGAAGACTGTCCTGAAGCTCATTCTAGTTCAGATTCAGCTGAGCAAGGGATGATAAGAGACTGTGACTCAGCTGAAATTGGAGTTGCtacattaataaataaaagcaattgTGGGGAATCTGGATCTCCTTTAATGAACAAAACTGAAATTGCTAGCAATAGTATTTCTGGACCATCTGTAGTTGAAGACTCCCTATCCAAGCCAGCAAGTACAACTAATCCCCTGAAACTAAGTCTACACTCTGTGAAGACAGCATCAGAAACCACAAGAGAGTCACTTATGACATCTGAGAAACtaaagaaaaaccccacaaattcTGCAAATCCTGTTGCTGTTTTGTCACCAGCAGTTTTTGGCAGTGCAATTCAGATGACTCCATCAGCACCAAAAGGAAAACTTCCTATTTTGCCTTACTCAAGGATGAAAAATTCAGTATTCTGTAAATCTAAGCTGAATACTAATGTTATGGATATATCTGGTCATTCACTAAAATCTGAGTGTGAAAAGATACCATCTTTGATGAAAACCAAAGCCTTTGATAAGCAATTAGCTGTATCATTTACACAAGTACCCAAACAAACCATTCGAGAAAATACCTTCTCTCCATCCAGCAAAGTGGATGATGTCGACAGCCTTAAAAAATTGAACAGTGCAGCCTCtaaaagaagagggaggaaaaaaagaggcccGGATGATTTATTGGCATTTCAGGCCAAGCGAAGGAATAAAGCAGAAGCAGTGAAAAAATACCGCAGTATCAGACCAAAACCAGCGGTGGCTGCGCAGGCGCTTGCACCGCTGACTCCTGCAGCAGTCACAGAGACACCGTCTCACGAGCAagacttatttttaaatggctCACTCGCCAATAAATGTTTAAGTTCCAAGAATAGTGATGCTACATCAGCTAAATCGAGTGATCTAAGTAGAAATACATGTTCAGGCATCCCTAAGCCGCTGCACAGATGTCATGTTTGTAACCACACGTTCCAGTTTAAGCACCATCTCCAGGACCACATGAACACGCACACGAGCCGGCGGCCGTACAGCTGCAGGATCTGCCGGAAGGCGTATATCCATTCTGGGAGCCTCAGCACCCATATGAAGCTTCATCACAACGAAGGCAAACCCAAAAAGTTGGTGTGCTGTGAATTCTGTGCTAAAGTTTTTGGCCATGCAAAAGTGTACTTTGGCCACCTCAGGGAAGTCCACAGGGTTGTTATTAGCACAGAGCCCTCTACTAGTGAGCAACAGATGCAAGATACTTTAAAGAAGAGAGACAGGAATATAAAAGAGGCAGAAGAAGCTACAGAGAG GGGAAATAAGTGCAATTTTGAGGACCTATTCCATAACCCGGGAGAAGTGAAATTACAGGTCAAATGTGGTCAATGCCAGTTTATTGCAGAGTCTTTTGGTGAAATGAAGTTTCACTTACTTTGCTGTCATGGAGAAGAGATTCAGGGAAGAGTAAAGGAAGGGATTTTGCAAGGAAACAGAGGAACAAAGGGGGAACTGGTGAAACACACAACCCACTTGTGGAAACAGCGCAGCGAGAGAAGACGTTTAGCAAAGTGCAGTGCCCGTCAGGAGGAGCTGTACACTGTTCCAAAACCGAAGAGACAGATATACTCCCACCATCAAAATAATGTCAATATTTTACCTAAAAGTGAACTGACTCAGTCAGGAAGTAGTGAAGCCTCCAAGGAGAGGCAAAATGTGGGGTTTGGTACaccaagcaaaaaaatagaattttggTCTAAAGCGGGCTATAACTGCATTTTATGCAAACGGTTATTTGGAAGAAAAGAGGATCTTTGTGATCATTGGCAGAGTCATCATAATTGTGAAGACCCTTCCACTTTATGGACAATTTTTACTTTGGtatcaaaacaaggaattattGAACTTTCTGATAATGGTGAATATTGA
- the ZNF438 gene encoding zinc finger protein 438 isoform X3, which yields MQNPLTTSADKQKSPSDIIQSFQKKSQFRTIAPKMVPKILTSGVVSCLQSSLPEPITPISASGSKPLVVPAQNYAVMQVAAHKGTFSLLAVPCVAPALTQQVQQSAVAPSENLKLPIPRYQSVRNKLLSDKKPAQISGLSACNKIPTKALISPQTSSMTTLTEDCPEAHSSSDSAEQGMIRDCDSAEIGVATLINKSNCGESGSPLMNKTEIASNSISGPSVVEDSLSKPASTTNPLKLSLHSVKTASETTRESLMTSEKLKKNPTNSANPVAVLSPAVFGSAIQMTPSAPKGKLPILPYSRMKNSVFCKSKLNTNVMDISGHSLKSECEKIPSLMKTKAFDKQLAVSFTQVPKQTIRENTFSPSSKVDDVDSLKKLNSAASKRRGRKKRGPDDLLAFQAKRRNKAEAVKKYRSIRPKPAVAAQALAPLTPAAVTETPSHEQDLFLNGSLANKCLSSKNSDATSAKSSDLSRNTCSGIPKPLHRCHVCNHTFQFKHHLQDHMNTHTSRRPYSCRICRKAYIHSGSLSTHMKLHHNEGKPKKLVCCEFCAKVFGHAKVYFGHLREVHRVVISTEPSTSEQQMQDTLKKRDRNIKEAEEATERGNKCNFEDLFHNPGEVKLQVKCGQCQFIAESFGEMKFHLLCCHGEEIQGRVKEGILQGNRGTKGELVKHTTHLWKQRSERRRLAKCSARQEELYTVPKPKRQIYSHHQNNVNILPKSELTQSGSSEASKERQNVGFGTPSKKIEFWSKAGYNCILCKRLFGRKEDLCDHWQSHHNCEDPSTLWTIFTLVSKQGIIELSDNGEY from the exons ATAAACAGAAATCCCCTTCGGATATAATACAgagttttcagaagaaaagtcAGTTTAGAACCATTGCTCCAAAAATGGTACCAAAAATTTTAACATCTGGAGTGGTTTCTTGTCTTCAGTCATCTTTGCCTGAGCCAATTACACCAATTTCAGCTTCAGGTTCCAAGCCACTGGTGGTACCAGCTCAGAACTATGCTGTCATGCAGGTGGCTGCTCACAAGGGGACGTTTTCCCTGTTGGCTGTGCCGTGTGTTGCACCTGCCCTAACACAGCAAGTTCAGCAGTCGGCTGTGGCCCCTTCTGAAAACCTAAAGTTGCCCATCCCCAGGTACCAATCTGTAAGAAATAAATTGCTGAGTGAcaaaaaaccagcacaaatCTCTGGTTTGAGTGCATGTAACAAGATTCCTACCAAAGCACTAATCTCACCACAGACTTCCTCCATGACTACTCTAACTGAAGACTGTCCTGAAGCTCATTCTAGTTCAGATTCAGCTGAGCAAGGGATGATAAGAGACTGTGACTCAGCTGAAATTGGAGTTGCtacattaataaataaaagcaattgTGGGGAATCTGGATCTCCTTTAATGAACAAAACTGAAATTGCTAGCAATAGTATTTCTGGACCATCTGTAGTTGAAGACTCCCTATCCAAGCCAGCAAGTACAACTAATCCCCTGAAACTAAGTCTACACTCTGTGAAGACAGCATCAGAAACCACAAGAGAGTCACTTATGACATCTGAGAAACtaaagaaaaaccccacaaattcTGCAAATCCTGTTGCTGTTTTGTCACCAGCAGTTTTTGGCAGTGCAATTCAGATGACTCCATCAGCACCAAAAGGAAAACTTCCTATTTTGCCTTACTCAAGGATGAAAAATTCAGTATTCTGTAAATCTAAGCTGAATACTAATGTTATGGATATATCTGGTCATTCACTAAAATCTGAGTGTGAAAAGATACCATCTTTGATGAAAACCAAAGCCTTTGATAAGCAATTAGCTGTATCATTTACACAAGTACCCAAACAAACCATTCGAGAAAATACCTTCTCTCCATCCAGCAAAGTGGATGATGTCGACAGCCTTAAAAAATTGAACAGTGCAGCCTCtaaaagaagagggaggaaaaaaagaggcccGGATGATTTATTGGCATTTCAGGCCAAGCGAAGGAATAAAGCAGAAGCAGTGAAAAAATACCGCAGTATCAGACCAAAACCAGCGGTGGCTGCGCAGGCGCTTGCACCGCTGACTCCTGCAGCAGTCACAGAGACACCGTCTCACGAGCAagacttatttttaaatggctCACTCGCCAATAAATGTTTAAGTTCCAAGAATAGTGATGCTACATCAGCTAAATCGAGTGATCTAAGTAGAAATACATGTTCAGGCATCCCTAAGCCGCTGCACAGATGTCATGTTTGTAACCACACGTTCCAGTTTAAGCACCATCTCCAGGACCACATGAACACGCACACGAGCCGGCGGCCGTACAGCTGCAGGATCTGCCGGAAGGCGTATATCCATTCTGGGAGCCTCAGCACCCATATGAAGCTTCATCACAACGAAGGCAAACCCAAAAAGTTGGTGTGCTGTGAATTCTGTGCTAAAGTTTTTGGCCATGCAAAAGTGTACTTTGGCCACCTCAGGGAAGTCCACAGGGTTGTTATTAGCACAGAGCCCTCTACTAGTGAGCAACAGATGCAAGATACTTTAAAGAAGAGAGACAGGAATATAAAAGAGGCAGAAGAAGCTACAGAGAG GGGAAATAAGTGCAATTTTGAGGACCTATTCCATAACCCGGGAGAAGTGAAATTACAGGTCAAATGTGGTCAATGCCAGTTTATTGCAGAGTCTTTTGGTGAAATGAAGTTTCACTTACTTTGCTGTCATGGAGAAGAGATTCAGGGAAGAGTAAAGGAAGGGATTTTGCAAGGAAACAGAGGAACAAAGGGGGAACTGGTGAAACACACAACCCACTTGTGGAAACAGCGCAGCGAGAGAAGACGTTTAGCAAAGTGCAGTGCCCGTCAGGAGGAGCTGTACACTGTTCCAAAACCGAAGAGACAGATATACTCCCACCATCAAAATAATGTCAATATTTTACCTAAAAGTGAACTGACTCAGTCAGGAAGTAGTGAAGCCTCCAAGGAGAGGCAAAATGTGGGGTTTGGTACaccaagcaaaaaaatagaattttggTCTAAAGCGGGCTATAACTGCATTTTATGCAAACGGTTATTTGGAAGAAAAGAGGATCTTTGTGATCATTGGCAGAGTCATCATAATTGTGAAGACCCTTCCACTTTATGGACAATTTTTACTTTGGtatcaaaacaaggaattattGAACTTTCTGATAATGGTGAATATTGA
- the ZNF438 gene encoding zinc finger protein 438 isoform X4 — protein sequence MVPKILTSGVVSCLQSSLPEPITPISASGSKPLVVPAQNYAVMQVAAHKGTFSLLAVPCVAPALTQQVQQSAVAPSENLKLPIPRYQSVRNKLLSDKKPAQISGLSACNKIPTKALISPQTSSMTTLTEDCPEAHSSSDSAEQGMIRDCDSAEIGVATLINKSNCGESGSPLMNKTEIASNSISGPSVVEDSLSKPASTTNPLKLSLHSVKTASETTRESLMTSEKLKKNPTNSANPVAVLSPAVFGSAIQMTPSAPKGKLPILPYSRMKNSVFCKSKLNTNVMDISGHSLKSECEKIPSLMKTKAFDKQLAVSFTQVPKQTIRENTFSPSSKVDDVDSLKKLNSAASKRRGRKKRGPDDLLAFQAKRRNKAEAVKKYRSIRPKPAVAAQALAPLTPAAVTETPSHEQDLFLNGSLANKCLSSKNSDATSAKSSDLSRNTCSGIPKPLHRCHVCNHTFQFKHHLQDHMNTHTSRRPYSCRICRKAYIHSGSLSTHMKLHHNEGKPKKLVCCEFCAKVFGHAKVYFGHLREVHRVVISTEPSTSEQQMQDTLKKRDRNIKEAEEATERGNKCNFEDLFHNPGEVKLQVKCGQCQFIAESFGEMKFHLLCCHGEEIQGRVKEGILQGNRGTKGELVKHTTHLWKQRSERRRLAKCSARQEELYTVPKPKRQIYSHHQNNVNILPKSELTQSGSSEASKERQNVGFGTPSKKIEFWSKAGYNCILCKRLFGRKEDLCDHWQSHHNCEDPSTLWTIFTLVSKQGIIELSDNGEY from the exons ATGGTACCAAAAATTTTAACATCTGGAGTGGTTTCTTGTCTTCAGTCATCTTTGCCTGAGCCAATTACACCAATTTCAGCTTCAGGTTCCAAGCCACTGGTGGTACCAGCTCAGAACTATGCTGTCATGCAGGTGGCTGCTCACAAGGGGACGTTTTCCCTGTTGGCTGTGCCGTGTGTTGCACCTGCCCTAACACAGCAAGTTCAGCAGTCGGCTGTGGCCCCTTCTGAAAACCTAAAGTTGCCCATCCCCAGGTACCAATCTGTAAGAAATAAATTGCTGAGTGAcaaaaaaccagcacaaatCTCTGGTTTGAGTGCATGTAACAAGATTCCTACCAAAGCACTAATCTCACCACAGACTTCCTCCATGACTACTCTAACTGAAGACTGTCCTGAAGCTCATTCTAGTTCAGATTCAGCTGAGCAAGGGATGATAAGAGACTGTGACTCAGCTGAAATTGGAGTTGCtacattaataaataaaagcaattgTGGGGAATCTGGATCTCCTTTAATGAACAAAACTGAAATTGCTAGCAATAGTATTTCTGGACCATCTGTAGTTGAAGACTCCCTATCCAAGCCAGCAAGTACAACTAATCCCCTGAAACTAAGTCTACACTCTGTGAAGACAGCATCAGAAACCACAAGAGAGTCACTTATGACATCTGAGAAACtaaagaaaaaccccacaaattcTGCAAATCCTGTTGCTGTTTTGTCACCAGCAGTTTTTGGCAGTGCAATTCAGATGACTCCATCAGCACCAAAAGGAAAACTTCCTATTTTGCCTTACTCAAGGATGAAAAATTCAGTATTCTGTAAATCTAAGCTGAATACTAATGTTATGGATATATCTGGTCATTCACTAAAATCTGAGTGTGAAAAGATACCATCTTTGATGAAAACCAAAGCCTTTGATAAGCAATTAGCTGTATCATTTACACAAGTACCCAAACAAACCATTCGAGAAAATACCTTCTCTCCATCCAGCAAAGTGGATGATGTCGACAGCCTTAAAAAATTGAACAGTGCAGCCTCtaaaagaagagggaggaaaaaaagaggcccGGATGATTTATTGGCATTTCAGGCCAAGCGAAGGAATAAAGCAGAAGCAGTGAAAAAATACCGCAGTATCAGACCAAAACCAGCGGTGGCTGCGCAGGCGCTTGCACCGCTGACTCCTGCAGCAGTCACAGAGACACCGTCTCACGAGCAagacttatttttaaatggctCACTCGCCAATAAATGTTTAAGTTCCAAGAATAGTGATGCTACATCAGCTAAATCGAGTGATCTAAGTAGAAATACATGTTCAGGCATCCCTAAGCCGCTGCACAGATGTCATGTTTGTAACCACACGTTCCAGTTTAAGCACCATCTCCAGGACCACATGAACACGCACACGAGCCGGCGGCCGTACAGCTGCAGGATCTGCCGGAAGGCGTATATCCATTCTGGGAGCCTCAGCACCCATATGAAGCTTCATCACAACGAAGGCAAACCCAAAAAGTTGGTGTGCTGTGAATTCTGTGCTAAAGTTTTTGGCCATGCAAAAGTGTACTTTGGCCACCTCAGGGAAGTCCACAGGGTTGTTATTAGCACAGAGCCCTCTACTAGTGAGCAACAGATGCAAGATACTTTAAAGAAGAGAGACAGGAATATAAAAGAGGCAGAAGAAGCTACAGAGAG GGGAAATAAGTGCAATTTTGAGGACCTATTCCATAACCCGGGAGAAGTGAAATTACAGGTCAAATGTGGTCAATGCCAGTTTATTGCAGAGTCTTTTGGTGAAATGAAGTTTCACTTACTTTGCTGTCATGGAGAAGAGATTCAGGGAAGAGTAAAGGAAGGGATTTTGCAAGGAAACAGAGGAACAAAGGGGGAACTGGTGAAACACACAACCCACTTGTGGAAACAGCGCAGCGAGAGAAGACGTTTAGCAAAGTGCAGTGCCCGTCAGGAGGAGCTGTACACTGTTCCAAAACCGAAGAGACAGATATACTCCCACCATCAAAATAATGTCAATATTTTACCTAAAAGTGAACTGACTCAGTCAGGAAGTAGTGAAGCCTCCAAGGAGAGGCAAAATGTGGGGTTTGGTACaccaagcaaaaaaatagaattttggTCTAAAGCGGGCTATAACTGCATTTTATGCAAACGGTTATTTGGAAGAAAAGAGGATCTTTGTGATCATTGGCAGAGTCATCATAATTGTGAAGACCCTTCCACTTTATGGACAATTTTTACTTTGGtatcaaaacaaggaattattGAACTTTCTGATAATGGTGAATATTGA
- the ZNF438 gene encoding zinc finger protein 438 isoform X2 translates to MLGQQKQETCSGKTVSTDKQKSPSDIIQSFQKKSQFRTIAPKMVPKILTSGVVSCLQSSLPEPITPISASGSKPLVVPAQNYAVMQVAAHKGTFSLLAVPCVAPALTQQVQQSAVAPSENLKLPIPRYQSVRNKLLSDKKPAQISGLSACNKIPTKALISPQTSSMTTLTEDCPEAHSSSDSAEQGMIRDCDSAEIGVATLINKSNCGESGSPLMNKTEIASNSISGPSVVEDSLSKPASTTNPLKLSLHSVKTASETTRESLMTSEKLKKNPTNSANPVAVLSPAVFGSAIQMTPSAPKGKLPILPYSRMKNSVFCKSKLNTNVMDISGHSLKSECEKIPSLMKTKAFDKQLAVSFTQVPKQTIRENTFSPSSKVDDVDSLKKLNSAASKRRGRKKRGPDDLLAFQAKRRNKAEAVKKYRSIRPKPAVAAQALAPLTPAAVTETPSHEQDLFLNGSLANKCLSSKNSDATSAKSSDLSRNTCSGIPKPLHRCHVCNHTFQFKHHLQDHMNTHTSRRPYSCRICRKAYIHSGSLSTHMKLHHNEGKPKKLVCCEFCAKVFGHAKVYFGHLREVHRVVISTEPSTSEQQMQDTLKKRDRNIKEAEEATERGNKCNFEDLFHNPGEVKLQVKCGQCQFIAESFGEMKFHLLCCHGEEIQGRVKEGILQGNRGTKGELVKHTTHLWKQRSERRRLAKCSARQEELYTVPKPKRQIYSHHQNNVNILPKSELTQSGSSEASKERQNVGFGTPSKKIEFWSKAGYNCILCKRLFGRKEDLCDHWQSHHNCEDPSTLWTIFTLVSKQGIIELSDNGEY, encoded by the exons ATAAACAGAAATCCCCTTCGGATATAATACAgagttttcagaagaaaagtcAGTTTAGAACCATTGCTCCAAAAATGGTACCAAAAATTTTAACATCTGGAGTGGTTTCTTGTCTTCAGTCATCTTTGCCTGAGCCAATTACACCAATTTCAGCTTCAGGTTCCAAGCCACTGGTGGTACCAGCTCAGAACTATGCTGTCATGCAGGTGGCTGCTCACAAGGGGACGTTTTCCCTGTTGGCTGTGCCGTGTGTTGCACCTGCCCTAACACAGCAAGTTCAGCAGTCGGCTGTGGCCCCTTCTGAAAACCTAAAGTTGCCCATCCCCAGGTACCAATCTGTAAGAAATAAATTGCTGAGTGAcaaaaaaccagcacaaatCTCTGGTTTGAGTGCATGTAACAAGATTCCTACCAAAGCACTAATCTCACCACAGACTTCCTCCATGACTACTCTAACTGAAGACTGTCCTGAAGCTCATTCTAGTTCAGATTCAGCTGAGCAAGGGATGATAAGAGACTGTGACTCAGCTGAAATTGGAGTTGCtacattaataaataaaagcaattgTGGGGAATCTGGATCTCCTTTAATGAACAAAACTGAAATTGCTAGCAATAGTATTTCTGGACCATCTGTAGTTGAAGACTCCCTATCCAAGCCAGCAAGTACAACTAATCCCCTGAAACTAAGTCTACACTCTGTGAAGACAGCATCAGAAACCACAAGAGAGTCACTTATGACATCTGAGAAACtaaagaaaaaccccacaaattcTGCAAATCCTGTTGCTGTTTTGTCACCAGCAGTTTTTGGCAGTGCAATTCAGATGACTCCATCAGCACCAAAAGGAAAACTTCCTATTTTGCCTTACTCAAGGATGAAAAATTCAGTATTCTGTAAATCTAAGCTGAATACTAATGTTATGGATATATCTGGTCATTCACTAAAATCTGAGTGTGAAAAGATACCATCTTTGATGAAAACCAAAGCCTTTGATAAGCAATTAGCTGTATCATTTACACAAGTACCCAAACAAACCATTCGAGAAAATACCTTCTCTCCATCCAGCAAAGTGGATGATGTCGACAGCCTTAAAAAATTGAACAGTGCAGCCTCtaaaagaagagggaggaaaaaaagaggcccGGATGATTTATTGGCATTTCAGGCCAAGCGAAGGAATAAAGCAGAAGCAGTGAAAAAATACCGCAGTATCAGACCAAAACCAGCGGTGGCTGCGCAGGCGCTTGCACCGCTGACTCCTGCAGCAGTCACAGAGACACCGTCTCACGAGCAagacttatttttaaatggctCACTCGCCAATAAATGTTTAAGTTCCAAGAATAGTGATGCTACATCAGCTAAATCGAGTGATCTAAGTAGAAATACATGTTCAGGCATCCCTAAGCCGCTGCACAGATGTCATGTTTGTAACCACACGTTCCAGTTTAAGCACCATCTCCAGGACCACATGAACACGCACACGAGCCGGCGGCCGTACAGCTGCAGGATCTGCCGGAAGGCGTATATCCATTCTGGGAGCCTCAGCACCCATATGAAGCTTCATCACAACGAAGGCAAACCCAAAAAGTTGGTGTGCTGTGAATTCTGTGCTAAAGTTTTTGGCCATGCAAAAGTGTACTTTGGCCACCTCAGGGAAGTCCACAGGGTTGTTATTAGCACAGAGCCCTCTACTAGTGAGCAACAGATGCAAGATACTTTAAAGAAGAGAGACAGGAATATAAAAGAGGCAGAAGAAGCTACAGAGAG GGGAAATAAGTGCAATTTTGAGGACCTATTCCATAACCCGGGAGAAGTGAAATTACAGGTCAAATGTGGTCAATGCCAGTTTATTGCAGAGTCTTTTGGTGAAATGAAGTTTCACTTACTTTGCTGTCATGGAGAAGAGATTCAGGGAAGAGTAAAGGAAGGGATTTTGCAAGGAAACAGAGGAACAAAGGGGGAACTGGTGAAACACACAACCCACTTGTGGAAACAGCGCAGCGAGAGAAGACGTTTAGCAAAGTGCAGTGCCCGTCAGGAGGAGCTGTACACTGTTCCAAAACCGAAGAGACAGATATACTCCCACCATCAAAATAATGTCAATATTTTACCTAAAAGTGAACTGACTCAGTCAGGAAGTAGTGAAGCCTCCAAGGAGAGGCAAAATGTGGGGTTTGGTACaccaagcaaaaaaatagaattttggTCTAAAGCGGGCTATAACTGCATTTTATGCAAACGGTTATTTGGAAGAAAAGAGGATCTTTGTGATCATTGGCAGAGTCATCATAATTGTGAAGACCCTTCCACTTTATGGACAATTTTTACTTTGGtatcaaaacaaggaattattGAACTTTCTGATAATGGTGAATATTGA